In Rhopalosiphum padi isolate XX-2018 chromosome 3, ASM2088224v1, whole genome shotgun sequence, the genomic stretch TTAAATTAGAGGACGAGTCTTTCTTAGAACATCTTATTAATCTCGATAAAGCGGAGGATTATTCGGTGGACTTGCCTGCCGAAGTTCGAGCTCTAATTAATGCGTCGCGCTCGGTTGTAGAAAAGTTGACCCCGAAAGGCGTTGATACGATTGATTTATCGTACCTTAAAGGTCAGGTTGCACCGAATAACCAATCGGTTCCGACAAAACAATTTTCGCGACTTCCGGATATTCCGTTGCCCGAATTTGACGGGGATTATCGTTATTGGCCTACTTTCTATGATGCGTTTGAGTCTTTGGTTAATAGTCGACCCAATATATGTGAtatcgataaattatattatttaaaaggatGTCTAAAGGGCCGTGCGGCGGACGCGGTGAGAGATATACCATTGTCGGCAGAAAATTACGCATTGGTACGTTCTACGCTTTTGGAGCGATTTTATCGTCCACGTCTCGTGGCTACGTCTTTGGTCGACAAGTTGTTAGGTGCTTCGCCCGTTAGACAGGAGTCTCTTTCCGAACTTAATAGTTTCATGTGTTCATTCAGTGAAAGTATGTCTCTCCTCAATGCGTTAAAAATTCCAGACTTACGCTCCTTCATTTTATTTTCGATTGCCTTTCGGTGTTTGCCGGTATCGACGCGTAAATTGTTCGAAACGAGTACGAGATCTGACTATCCAACAATCGATGAGCTCATGAAATTTTTGCGAAACCGCGTAGCCGTGTTGGAGGTCGTAGGCGAACGTCGTGACCAAGTCGCTTTCGGCGCGCATACAAAATCGACGTCACAGCAGGGTCACCTCCAAAAGGAGACAAATCGATCAGGGAAGACGCGGTTTTCATCCCTCCCCACTACGTTAGTTGCGACTAAGCCGTCTAATTCGACGAGTAATAGGTGTCCGTGTTGCTCTGGTGCGCATGGTTTAGGGGTGTGCGCTAGATTTAAAAAGTGGACGGTTGAAGAACGTTCTCGTTGGACACGGGAGCATAAATTATGCTTTAATTGCTTTAGCGCGGATCATTGGGCTCCTAAGTGCACCGCCAGGTCGCGATGTCAAGACTGTTCGCGTAGGcatcattatttattgcatGACGTACCTGTTGGAGAACGACGCGATGAACCGGAAACCCCGCAACCCGTATCCGCACCCGCGTCATGTTGTACAGCGGTACAACGGCCGTCACCGCCACAAGCGCTATCTGTGATGTTAGGCACCGCTCTTGTCCACGTTCGCGATCGGTCCGGCTCTTGGCAGACCATGCGCGCGCTTATCGATTGCGCGTCGCAAATTAGTGCTATCACGGCCGCCTGCGCGGACCGGTTAGGTCTCAAACGATCGCGTTGGACAGCTCCGATTAGCGGGTTGTCGGGAGTCGCGGTAATGAACGTGCAAGGCCGTGTTGAATGTACTGTACATCCGCGATTCGCCTCCGAGCCCGCCTTATCAATACACGCCTGGGTATTGCCTACAATAACCAGTGCGTTACCTACAAAAACGCTATCAGCCGACATAAAGGATAAATATTCTAACCTCGCGCTTGCGGACCCGTCGTTCCATGTGTCGTCTCCTATCGATTTGTTGTTAGGCAGCGACGTTTATGCGTCAATCATGGACGGTCGTAAAATTTCGGTTGACAGCGCGCTACCGTCCGCTTTTAGTTCTGTTTTCGGCTGGATTTTAATTGGTCAAGTGTCCGTTCCCGAAGCCGGCGCGTTACATTCCTTGCCAGTCTCATTGACCGTGTCTATTGAGGGCCTCATGGAGAAATTTTGGCACGTGGAAGAGCCGGACGTAGCTCCCGCCACCTTTACTGAAAACGGGCGGTGTGAACAAGTGTTTATCAATGAAACGGTGCGTTTGCCGACAGGTCGATTTTCCGTCCCACTACCGTTTCGTGTGCCAGTTTCGGACGAATTGTTTGTTGCGTCCCGCGATATTGCGGTACGGCGTTTCGAATCGCTCGAACGCAAATTGTCCGCAGACCCATTATTAAAATCGTTGTATAATCAATTTATGTCGGAATATATCTCGTTGAAACATATGTCAGTTGCCACGTCCCCGGGTTGCTACTTCATTCCGCATCATGCTGTGTACCGCCCGGAGGTCGACATTAATAAAATTCGAGTGGTTTTCGACGCGTCCGCGAAACGTAGCCGCGGGCCGTCATTAAACGACTGTTTGTTTTCCGGGCCTAAGCTGCAGCAAGACATTGTTGATATTTTGACGCGCTTCCGCgtacataaatatgtttttacgaCCGACATATGTAAAATGTATCGGCAAGTACTGATTTTGCCAAAATATCGTAAATTTCAACATATTCTGTGGCGAGCGTCGCCGCACGATAAATTGCTCGAATATGAATTAAACACGGTCACGTACGGCGTAAATTGCGCACCATATCTCGCGTTACGGGTGTTACAATCGATTGCTACCGACGATTGCACTGATTTCGATTGTGTGCGTAATGCGTTGACGCGCCAAACTTACGTTGACGACATATGTGACGGGGCCGATACTATTGTTGAGGTATTGAAACTCCAATCCGACTTGACAAGTGTGTTAAGCAATTGTGGTATGGAGCTTAAAAAATGGTCATCAAACACTAAGTCGGTCTTAGATGCTGTGCCGGCCGCGGATCGTGTACAGGCACCTACGCCGTTCGAAACGGTTGACGGTCAGGGTACCAAGGTGTTAGGTCTAGAGTGGCACCCCGACGGTGATTATTTGTGTTGTGCGTTAAGCCTCGAGAAATCGCCGGTATACACTAAACGCGGAATTTTGTCATTAGTAGCCCAAATTTTCGATCCGCTTGGTGTGTTCGGGCCCGTGGTGTTTCGAGCCAAATCCATCATGCAACGTACTTGGCTTATGGGTTTATCGTGGGATGAACCACTCCCTGCGGGCATCCAAGATGAATGGAGCGCATTCGTCTCTGATTTACCGTCATTACTATCGATTCGTGTCCCTCGGTATTTTAATTCGCGCCGGAACGCTCCGTGTTACTTACTAGGATTCTGCGACGCATCACAACAGGGCTATGCGGCTGTGGTGTACTTGCGGGTGGCCGACGGACCCATAGGGGACTCCGTATTTTTGGTAGGTACGAAAACTAAATTAGCGTCAACAAAATCAACAACTATTCCGCGTCTCGAATTAAATGCCGCGTTATTGTTAGCCCGGTGGCTAAATCGCATCCGCAATATTTTAACATCGCAACTTAATATTGTCGATATTAGGGCTTGGTCGGACTCAATGATTGTGCTCTCATGGCTAAAGGTCCCGCATGAGTCGATTAAAGTGTATGTATCTAATAGAGTGCATCAAGTCCGCACGTTATTACCAGATTGCCAGTGGCAATACATCGAATCGGTCAATAACCCCGCCGATTGCGCGTCCCGCGGTGTAATGCCATCCGTGTTATCGCAACTTGATTTGTATTGGCGGGGCCCACAGGTAGTGTACGACGACCCAGCAACATGGGACAAGTCTTGTTCGTTGCTCCCACTTTGTGACCTACCTGAAATACGACCTGTAGTAGTTTGTGCCAACCTCACTGTCGACGAACCTAGTGAATGGTTTATACGATTTTCAAATTACGATCATATGTTGCGCGTAGTCGCGTTTATGCGTCGTTTTATCGCACTTTGTCGACGAAGGATTGCTCGTAGCGACGGTCCCATATATTTGCGCAAATGTGACCTGGACGGTGCCGCGCAAATGTTGATTGCTCAATCACAACGTGTACACTTTGCCACATTAATCCGTGAGTTATCCGGCGGTACGCGAATATCGTCCAAACCGTTGGCGCGCTTGTCGCCGTTCATTGACCCCGACGGTGTGATACGCGTCGGCGGTCGATTACGTCATTCGTTAATCGCGTATGATTGCAAACACCCAGTATTAATGGCTAAAACCTCGCATTTCTCCTTGTTGCTGTGCCGACGATGGCATGTGTTGACGTGTCATGCTGGCCCGCGAGTGTTAACAGCGTTGATATCGCGCCAATTTTGGG encodes the following:
- the LOC132925117 gene encoding uncharacterized protein LOC132925117, coding for MVNEEQQRVHRLMRSKLFADAKRKTAISAIRTIHTLSLRALEEPEIVSEFLIAATDLEGHWAQFKLEDESFLEHLINLDKAEDYSVDLPAEVRALINASRSVVEKLTPKGVDTIDLSYLKGQVAPNNQSVPTKQFSRLPDIPLPEFDGDYRYWPTFYDAFESLVNSRPNICDIDKLYYLKGCLKGRAADAVRDIPLSAENYALVRSTLLERFYRPRLVATSLVDKLLGASPVRQESLSELNSFMCSFSESMSLLNALKIPDLRSFILFSIAFRCLPVSTRKLFETSTRSDYPTIDELMKFLRNRVAVLEVVGERRDQVAFGAHTKSTSQQGHLQKETNRSGKTRFSSLPTTLVATKPSNSTSNRCPCCSGAHGLGVCARFKKWTVEERSRWTREHKLCFNCFSADHWAPKCTARSRCQDCSRRHHYLLHDVPVGERRDEPETPQPVSAPASCCTAVQRPSPPQALSVMLGTALVHVRDRSGSWQTMRALIDCASQISAITAACADRLGLKRSRWTAPISGLSGVAVMNVQGRVECTVHPRFASEPALSIHAWVLPTITSALPTKTLSADIKDKYSNLALADPSFHVSSPIDLLLGSDVYASIMDGRKISVDSALPSAFSSVFGWILIGQVSVPEAGALHSLPVSLTVSIEGLMEKFWHVEEPDVAPATFTENGRCEQVFINETVRLPTGRFSVPLPFRVPVSDELFVASRDIAVRRFESLERKLSADPLLKSLYNQFMSEYISLKHMSVATSPGCYFIPHHAVYRPEVDINKIRVVFDASAKRSRGPSLNDCLFSGPKLQQDIVDILTRFRVHKYVFTTDICKMYRQVLILPKYRKFQHILWRASPHDKLLEYELNTVTYGVNCAPYLALRVLQSIATDDCTDFDCVRNALTRQTYVDDICDGADTIVEVLKLQSDLTSVLSNCGMELKKWSSNTKSVLDAVPAADRVQAPTPFETVDGQGTKVLGLEWHPDGDYLCCALSLEKSPVYTKRGILSLVAQIFDPLGVFGPVVFRAKSIMQRTWLMGLSWDEPLPAGIQDEWSAFVSDLPSLLSIRVPRYFNSRRNAPCYLLGFCDASQQGYAAVVYLRVADGPIGDSVFLVGTKTKLASTKSTTIPRLELNAALLLARWLNRIRNILTSQLNIVDIRAWSDSMIVLSWLKVPHESIKVYVSNRVHQVRTLLPDCQWQYIESVNNPADCASRGVMPSVLSQLDLYWRGPQVVYDDPATWDKSCSLLPLCDLPEIRPVVVCANLTVDEPSEWFIRFSNYDHMLRVVAFMRRFIALCRRRIARSDGPIYLRKCDLDGAAQMLIAQSQRVHFATLIRELSGGTRISSKPLARLSPFIDPDGVIRVGGRLRHSLIAYDCKHPVLMAKTSHFSLLLCRRWHVLTCHAGPRVLTALISRQFWVVSLRSVLHKVLTNCTICVRLDARPVQPLMADLPRDRVRPHRPFECVGVDYAGPLQMRELRLRKSRIFKIYIAVFVCFSTKAVHLEVVSDLSTDAFLAAFDRFVARRGLPSDIYSDCGTNFVGADKQLRSLINSAEGQAAIGNARATCDWHFNPPSAPHFGGLWEAAVRSTKRLLVRVIGNHIFTYEEFSTILVRVEAVLNSRPLTPASTDPHDLDCLTPGHFLIGQPLLAVPPRSDPVSTRDMSNRWKLLDQCHQTFWRRWSSEYLTTLQERSKWTADAPNLSVNDMVIVIDNQSPPLSWRLGRVIKLLPGSDGRVRVARVLTQAGEIVRPVVKLVLLPTK